From Microbacterium invictum, the proteins below share one genomic window:
- the manA gene encoding mannose-6-phosphate isomerase, class I yields the protein MLIPLSNEPRDYAWGSPTLIPALQGRAPDGTPEAEIWFGDHPGDPSLVEDGSGRTLDALLDDRGEQPLPYLLKVLAAASSLSIQAHPSKTQAVDGFAREEAAGIARGAADRTYRDDNHKPEIIVALSDVFRALVGLRPLVQTRRLVAALGDGPGPTALAQHLDGDGDDDAAALRATLAWVLSGQAQAEVDDIISSVMDAADAEFSDEIAVLRRIAADFPGDPGVVVALLMNLVQLRRGEAVFAPAGVLHAYQDGLGVELMAASDNVLRGGLTPKHVDVAELLRIVDTTAAAPPLVRPQQVDGIAVFDVGIPDFRLTRIAPRAGEPHTVAVAGPTIALVTGGRVEVSAGAASRTLSPGQAVFLTPDETALQVAGSGEVYIAQPGVA from the coding sequence GTGCTGATCCCCCTTTCGAACGAGCCTCGTGACTATGCCTGGGGGTCGCCGACCCTCATTCCCGCACTCCAGGGGCGGGCACCCGACGGCACCCCCGAAGCGGAGATCTGGTTCGGGGATCACCCCGGCGACCCGTCGCTGGTCGAAGACGGCTCGGGTCGCACCCTCGACGCGCTGCTGGATGATCGCGGCGAGCAGCCGCTGCCGTACCTGCTGAAGGTGCTGGCCGCGGCATCCTCCCTCTCCATTCAGGCGCACCCCTCGAAGACGCAGGCAGTGGACGGGTTCGCCCGCGAAGAGGCTGCCGGCATCGCGCGCGGCGCCGCGGACCGCACCTACCGCGACGACAACCACAAGCCCGAGATCATCGTCGCGCTGAGCGATGTCTTCCGCGCACTGGTGGGTCTGCGTCCGCTGGTGCAGACGCGGCGGCTGGTCGCCGCGCTCGGCGACGGGCCCGGACCGACCGCGCTGGCGCAGCATCTCGACGGCGACGGCGACGACGACGCCGCGGCGCTGCGGGCGACGCTGGCCTGGGTGCTGTCGGGCCAGGCTCAGGCCGAGGTCGACGACATCATTTCGTCGGTGATGGATGCTGCCGATGCCGAGTTCTCGGATGAGATCGCCGTGCTGCGGCGCATCGCGGCAGACTTCCCGGGGGACCCGGGCGTCGTGGTGGCCCTTCTCATGAACCTCGTGCAGCTGCGGCGCGGTGAGGCGGTGTTCGCGCCCGCGGGCGTGCTGCACGCCTACCAGGACGGACTGGGCGTGGAGCTCATGGCGGCGAGCGACAACGTGCTGCGCGGGGGACTGACACCCAAGCATGTGGATGTCGCCGAGCTGCTGCGCATCGTCGACACGACCGCGGCCGCACCGCCGCTCGTACGGCCGCAGCAGGTGGACGGGATCGCGGTGTTCGACGTCGGCATCCCGGACTTCCGGCTCACGCGCATCGCGCCCCGGGCCGGTGAGCCGCACACCGTCGCCGTGGCGGGCCCGACGATCGCGCTGGTGACCGGAGGCCGCGTCGAGGTCTCCGCCGGCGCGGCCAGCCGCACCCTCAGTCCCGGTCAGGCCGTGTTCCTCACCCCCGATGAGACCGCACTGCAGGTCGCCGGCTCCGGTGAGGTCTATATCGCACAGCCCGGCGTGGCGTGA
- a CDS encoding LCP family protein, with protein sequence MTTPPGLPTSAATLLLPVADGAPAQPPHKRKRKRDRMKTAFFSVLALFVVVLIVVGGFAWSLWSSFNNADTIADAFPGGDRPAAVAGTRTILLLGSDSRDPEAGESGRSDTIMVVHIPADNQSISVMSIMRDNWVEIPGHGEAKINAAMALGGVPLVVETVESFIATRIDHVAIVDFESFAGLADAVGGVTVDNPIEFTAVSGEQFAAGEVTLAGSDALAFVRERKAFATGDYQRAANQQLFIKGLLGSVLSADTLLNPFRVSELVSTVSPHLTVDEGLDAWAVLSLVWNARDIRSGDVHFFTSPTLGTGWRDGQSVVVPDWDEIEVVRQAIRDGTLSEYEPPVL encoded by the coding sequence ATGACCACGCCTCCCGGGCTGCCGACAAGTGCGGCGACCTTGCTGTTGCCCGTCGCCGACGGCGCCCCGGCGCAGCCACCGCACAAGCGCAAGCGGAAGCGCGACAGGATGAAGACCGCCTTCTTCAGCGTGCTCGCACTGTTCGTCGTGGTGCTGATCGTGGTCGGCGGCTTCGCGTGGAGTCTGTGGAGCTCGTTCAACAACGCCGACACCATCGCAGACGCGTTTCCCGGCGGAGACCGCCCGGCCGCGGTGGCCGGCACGCGGACGATCCTGCTGCTCGGATCGGACTCGCGCGACCCCGAAGCAGGCGAATCGGGTCGGTCCGACACGATCATGGTCGTCCACATCCCGGCCGACAATCAGTCGATCTCGGTGATGTCGATCATGCGCGACAACTGGGTCGAGATCCCTGGTCACGGCGAGGCGAAGATCAATGCCGCTATGGCGCTGGGCGGGGTGCCGCTCGTCGTCGAGACGGTCGAATCCTTCATCGCCACCCGCATCGACCATGTCGCGATCGTCGACTTCGAGAGCTTCGCCGGCCTCGCTGACGCCGTGGGCGGCGTCACCGTCGACAACCCGATCGAGTTCACGGCCGTCTCGGGCGAGCAGTTCGCGGCGGGCGAGGTCACACTCGCCGGTTCAGACGCGCTCGCGTTCGTCCGGGAGCGGAAGGCGTTCGCGACCGGCGACTACCAGCGCGCCGCGAACCAGCAGCTGTTCATCAAGGGCCTTCTGGGCAGCGTGCTCAGTGCCGACACTCTGCTGAATCCGTTCCGCGTCAGCGAGCTGGTCTCGACCGTGTCACCCCATCTCACAGTGGACGAGGGACTGGATGCCTGGGCCGTGCTCTCGCTCGTCTGGAACGCGCGTGACATCCGCTCCGGCGACGTGCACTTCTTCACCTCGCCGACCTTGGGCACGGGGTGGCGTGACGGCCAGTCCGTGGTCGTGCCCGATTGGGACGAGATCGAGGTCGTGCGCCAAGCGATCCGAGACGGCACACTCTCGGAGTACGAGCCGCCGGTGCTGTAG
- a CDS encoding DUF5719 family protein gives MGLIAGVVIAGVFVAGTALAVVAPWPTAVRDPLSVTAVPAPEESVLACAGPILALGRDAEDAAGLTDAADQRLIVTTGDGKPDAAESRLAAPDVIDGQGNGTFRAEPDGRTRTDLAAAGSAQVTDDDLTGFAASACTPPLMESWLVGGSGLTGASDLILLANPGQVAARVELTVYGALGVQTPAAGRDILVPAGTQRVIPMASIALGEGSPTVRVTAAEAPVQASLQTSITRTLIPTGLDQVGPAAAPSPEQVIPAFTVVREPGDAGASDTTTLLRMLAPAEDTEATVEISRVGGGVVDTRSVPLTAAVPLELDLDGLDTGSYTARITAATPVTAALWETTGYGEGDDFAWYPSVEIVGVSSLFTVARGPSPVLTVTNDAEEEIVAQVVLGAGEGETINLTVRPGGSARYALRSGAVYQLVPGGDRVRASVTYSDSDRLAGYAVSPADAAAAAVEVFVQ, from the coding sequence ATGGGCCTGATCGCCGGAGTCGTGATTGCCGGCGTGTTCGTGGCGGGGACGGCACTGGCCGTCGTGGCGCCGTGGCCGACCGCGGTCCGCGACCCGCTGTCGGTGACGGCGGTGCCGGCGCCCGAAGAGTCGGTGCTCGCGTGCGCCGGTCCCATCCTGGCGCTGGGGCGGGATGCCGAAGACGCGGCCGGGCTCACCGATGCGGCCGATCAGCGGCTCATCGTCACGACCGGCGACGGCAAGCCCGACGCCGCCGAGAGCCGGCTCGCCGCGCCCGATGTCATCGACGGGCAGGGGAACGGGACCTTCCGCGCCGAGCCGGACGGACGGACGCGCACCGACCTCGCCGCCGCCGGGTCGGCCCAGGTGACCGATGACGACCTCACCGGCTTCGCCGCATCGGCCTGCACGCCGCCCCTCATGGAGTCGTGGCTCGTCGGCGGCAGCGGGCTGACCGGTGCGAGCGACCTGATCCTCCTCGCCAACCCCGGCCAGGTCGCCGCGCGCGTCGAACTCACCGTGTACGGCGCGCTGGGCGTGCAGACGCCGGCCGCCGGACGCGACATCCTGGTGCCCGCAGGCACCCAGCGGGTGATCCCCATGGCATCCATCGCTCTCGGGGAAGGCAGCCCCACGGTGCGCGTGACCGCCGCGGAGGCGCCCGTGCAGGCGTCGCTGCAGACATCCATCACCCGCACGCTGATCCCGACCGGCCTCGACCAGGTCGGCCCCGCCGCGGCGCCGTCCCCGGAACAGGTGATTCCCGCCTTCACCGTGGTGCGTGAGCCGGGGGATGCCGGGGCGTCGGACACCACCACCCTGCTGCGGATGCTCGCGCCGGCCGAAGACACCGAGGCCACCGTCGAGATCAGCCGTGTGGGCGGCGGCGTGGTCGATACGCGCTCGGTGCCGCTGACGGCCGCGGTGCCGCTCGAACTCGATCTCGACGGGCTCGATACCGGTAGCTACACCGCGCGAATCACCGCAGCGACGCCGGTCACGGCAGCGCTGTGGGAGACCACGGGATACGGGGAAGGCGACGACTTCGCCTGGTATCCGTCCGTCGAGATCGTCGGCGTGTCGAGCCTGTTCACGGTCGCCCGCGGTCCCTCCCCGGTGCTGACCGTGACCAACGACGCGGAGGAAGAGATCGTCGCGCAGGTCGTGCTCGGTGCGGGCGAGGGAGAGACGATCAACCTGACTGTCCGGCCCGGCGGGTCAGCGCGCTACGCATTGCGTTCGGGCGCGGTCTATCAGCTGGTGCCCGGCGGTGACAGGGTGCGCGCGAGTGTGACGTACAGCGACAGCGATCGTCTTGCCGGGTACGCGGTGAGCCCTGCGGATGCCGCGGCGGCGGCCGTCGAGGTCTTCGTCCAGTAG
- a CDS encoding glycosyltransferase: protein MPARVHALLVVRPDGRIPADLHLTRTLSALAAQSRPVDALTIVLCGADATLREIAAASDAEGVITTSHGTSYAQALKLAGHRLKGDAVWLLAQDTAPQPDTLMRLAGALEKAPSVAVAAPKLVRWDDVGRIVSLGVSMARGGRTVGLVDGELDQGQYDAAEDVLGADVRGLLVRADAWRTLGGIDPGLAGADEGLDLGVRARLAGGRVTLAPAARIAVAGDGVAGPVRGDDFVHQVRREYSERTAQLHRRLVYAPAATVVLHWLSLLPLALARTIGHLLGKQPALIAPEWAATVVAMLQFGSVTRARAGIRRSRQAGWSRIAPLRVTGRELRQRLDEEGGDHARRDLHFFTGGGAWLVLAALVASVAVFPALLAWPALGGGALAPLRSTVVQLWMDAAYGARPLGWETVGPADPFSALVAVIGSLWPAEPSRAIVVLWLLALPLAALGGWVAATRITERAGLRVLAGIAWALAPTFLAALVTGRPTGVLVHLLLPWLFAAGVVAHRSWSGAGVASLLLVGVVASAPSLAPALALLWVLMVVLTAALRAGRGITRIVWLVVPTAVVFAPLVVHRLRAGDVWSLFADPGVPWGTAADTADAARRLLLTAGFPTVDPGGWAAFLDDGAPVWWVPLLVAPLLIVAVLAPLTPRPIAAVSLLFTAATGLVTAYISVSVVLSAAGVDAVPLWPGAGLSLAWAGLLGAAVLSLDLLPALSPGIRPARLIGGLVVVVALGVVAVPALTTTARDASALTNGPTSTLPAYVAAEGRAGSATIVLAPQPDGTIATSVVWGGSATLGGQTTLQSARTERTRADVAVARLTADLVTDSATDVVARLADQHIGFVILAPPADDTDVARNLRLTAQTALDQREGLDAVGDTDKGNLWRVAQDVGVRTPTADESAIATRIAAFQIGVVVISLLLALPTGATRRAARRKPRVVGLTPGERAAL from the coding sequence ATGCCCGCCCGAGTTCACGCGCTGCTGGTCGTGCGTCCCGATGGGCGCATCCCGGCCGATCTTCACCTGACCAGGACGTTGAGCGCGCTCGCCGCGCAGTCCCGACCGGTCGACGCGCTCACGATCGTGCTGTGCGGGGCCGACGCCACGCTGCGCGAGATCGCCGCTGCCTCGGACGCGGAAGGGGTCATCACCACCTCCCACGGCACCTCGTACGCGCAGGCGCTGAAGCTCGCCGGCCACCGGCTCAAGGGCGACGCGGTGTGGCTGCTGGCCCAGGACACCGCGCCACAGCCCGACACGCTCATGCGACTAGCCGGCGCGCTCGAGAAGGCACCGTCGGTCGCGGTGGCAGCCCCGAAGCTCGTGCGCTGGGACGACGTGGGCCGCATCGTGTCGCTCGGTGTCTCGATGGCCCGCGGCGGGCGCACGGTCGGCCTCGTCGACGGCGAACTCGACCAGGGCCAGTACGACGCCGCCGAAGACGTGCTCGGTGCCGACGTGCGCGGACTGCTGGTGCGCGCCGACGCATGGCGCACGCTGGGCGGCATCGACCCCGGCCTCGCGGGAGCTGATGAGGGGCTCGACCTGGGCGTGCGTGCCCGCCTCGCCGGCGGCCGCGTCACTCTGGCGCCGGCCGCGCGGATCGCCGTCGCAGGAGACGGCGTCGCCGGCCCCGTGCGGGGTGATGACTTCGTCCACCAGGTCCGTCGCGAGTACTCCGAGCGCACCGCTCAGCTCCACCGGCGCCTCGTGTACGCACCGGCGGCGACGGTCGTCCTGCACTGGTTGTCGCTGCTGCCGCTCGCTCTCGCGCGCACGATCGGGCACCTGCTGGGCAAACAGCCGGCACTCATCGCCCCGGAGTGGGCGGCCACCGTCGTCGCGATGCTGCAGTTCGGATCGGTCACCCGAGCGCGCGCCGGCATCCGTCGTTCCCGCCAGGCCGGCTGGAGCCGGATCGCACCGCTGCGGGTCACGGGGCGCGAACTGCGGCAGCGCCTCGATGAAGAAGGCGGCGACCACGCCCGCCGCGACCTGCACTTCTTCACCGGCGGCGGTGCCTGGCTCGTGCTCGCCGCGCTCGTGGCCTCGGTCGCCGTGTTCCCCGCCCTGCTGGCGTGGCCCGCCCTCGGGGGCGGAGCGCTCGCGCCGCTGCGATCGACGGTCGTGCAGCTGTGGATGGATGCCGCGTACGGCGCCCGTCCGCTGGGCTGGGAGACCGTGGGGCCGGCCGATCCATTCAGTGCTCTCGTCGCCGTGATCGGCTCGCTCTGGCCGGCCGAGCCCTCGCGCGCGATCGTCGTGCTGTGGCTGCTCGCGCTGCCGCTGGCGGCCCTCGGCGGCTGGGTGGCCGCGACGCGCATCACCGAGCGTGCGGGGCTGCGCGTCCTCGCCGGCATCGCGTGGGCGCTCGCGCCGACCTTCCTCGCCGCGCTGGTCACCGGGCGCCCCACCGGTGTACTGGTGCATCTGCTGCTGCCGTGGCTGTTCGCCGCCGGAGTCGTCGCGCATCGCTCGTGGTCGGGCGCGGGAGTCGCCTCGCTGCTGCTCGTCGGCGTCGTGGCCAGCGCCCCGTCGCTCGCACCCGCGCTCGCGCTGCTGTGGGTGCTGATGGTCGTCCTGACCGCAGCGCTGCGCGCCGGGCGTGGCATCACCCGCATCGTGTGGCTCGTGGTCCCCACCGCGGTGGTGTTCGCCCCGCTCGTCGTGCACCGGCTGCGCGCCGGCGACGTCTGGAGCCTGTTCGCCGACCCGGGAGTGCCGTGGGGCACTGCGGCCGACACCGCCGACGCCGCCCGGCGCCTGCTGCTCACCGCCGGCTTCCCGACCGTCGACCCGGGCGGCTGGGCGGCCTTCCTCGACGACGGCGCGCCGGTGTGGTGGGTGCCGCTGCTTGTCGCCCCCCTCCTCATCGTCGCCGTGCTCGCCCCGCTCACGCCCCGACCGATCGCGGCGGTGTCGCTGCTGTTCACGGCTGCGACCGGCCTGGTCACCGCATACATCTCGGTCAGCGTCGTCCTGTCGGCCGCGGGTGTCGATGCCGTGCCCCTGTGGCCCGGGGCTGGGCTGAGCCTGGCGTGGGCCGGCCTGCTGGGTGCCGCCGTGCTCTCGCTCGATCTGCTGCCGGCCCTGAGTCCCGGCATCCGTCCCGCGCGCCTGATCGGCGGACTGGTCGTCGTGGTCGCACTCGGCGTCGTTGCCGTGCCCGCGCTCACCACCACCGCGCGCGACGCGAGCGCACTGACGAACGGGCCCACCAGCACCCTGCCCGCGTACGTCGCGGCCGAAGGACGTGCCGGCAGCGCGACGATCGTCCTCGCCCCGCAGCCCGACGGGACGATCGCCACCAGTGTCGTCTGGGGCGGCAGCGCGACCCTCGGGGGCCAGACCACTCTGCAGTCCGCGCGCACCGAGCGCACTCGGGCAGACGTCGCCGTGGCCCGGCTGACCGCGGACCTCGTGACCGATTCGGCGACCGACGTGGTGGCGCGGCTGGCCGACCAGCACATCGGATTCGTGATCCTCGCGCCGCCTGCCGACGACACCGACGTCGCCCGCAACCTGCGGCTGACCGCCCAGACGGCGCTCGACCAGCGCGAGGGGCTCGACGCGGTGGGAGACACCGACAAGGGCAACCTCTGGCGTGTCGCACAGGACGTGGGGGTGCGCACGCCCACCGCCGACGAGTCGGCCATCGCCACGCGCATCGCGGCGTTCCAGATCGGCGTGGTCGTCATCTCCCTGCTGCTGGCGCTGCCCACCGGCGCCACGCGCCGGGCGGCGCGCCGGAAGCCGCGGGTCGTCGGCCTCACGCCCGGAGAGAGGGCCGCACTGTGA
- a CDS encoding WhiB family transcriptional regulator, protein MTGYRSGVPENWFVDPVNLGVPGVRRAVEDDDTALAWQSDALCSQTDPEAFFPEKGGSTRDAKRICTSCDVRGECLEYALQNDERFGIWGGLSERERRKLKRRAG, encoded by the coding sequence ATGACGGGTTACCGCTCCGGCGTTCCCGAAAATTGGTTCGTCGACCCGGTCAATCTCGGAGTGCCCGGCGTACGACGTGCCGTCGAAGACGACGACACCGCGCTCGCATGGCAGTCCGATGCGTTGTGTTCACAGACCGACCCGGAGGCGTTCTTCCCTGAGAAGGGCGGCTCCACCCGCGATGCCAAGCGCATCTGCACATCGTGCGATGTCCGGGGCGAATGCCTCGAGTACGCGCTGCAGAACGACGAGCGCTTCGGTATCTGGGGCGGTCTGAGCGAGCGCGAGCGTCGCAAGCTCAAGCGTCGCGCCGGCTGA
- a CDS encoding O-antigen ligase family protein: MSASAPTPRAGAMALLRSSALAAAFATASLGALFATQLLRNLMGDAGYGAIIVGLCLLGAAMLVARRREWRWLELMPTTLAALMLWLLITSIWARDTGESLSGWLAIAAPTFLAIVVAQFRDTLQTVRTTGDVLRVLLTLSLALEVLSGILIDLPIPFLGIGGNIAQGGPVQGIFGTRTALGLITIIALITFLVEWRTRSVAPGLAVYSVTLAGVLAVLTGSPIVLVMAFVAGLATGILILVRRTDARYRATLQWAIAALLVFGLVLVYAFRRPLVYWLNAEPDFFTRSRLWNEILDLAEASPVQGWGWVGTWPEGVMPFTYLRYLTGEDHGSALNAWMDVLLQAGAVGVALFLAFAGLALARAWMTASERRSTVYVWAPLVLISLLADSIVTSSLLGGFGWFLLVVCATRASLVKGWRSGMDAGGPTIGGLPHEGPPSF; encoded by the coding sequence ATGAGCGCGTCCGCGCCGACCCCGCGCGCCGGCGCCATGGCATTGCTGCGATCGTCGGCCCTGGCCGCCGCGTTCGCGACGGCCAGCCTCGGGGCTCTGTTCGCGACGCAGCTGCTGCGAAACCTCATGGGCGACGCCGGATACGGGGCGATCATCGTCGGCCTGTGCCTGCTCGGTGCGGCGATGCTCGTCGCACGGCGCCGGGAGTGGCGCTGGCTCGAGCTCATGCCCACCACCCTCGCCGCGCTGATGCTGTGGCTCCTGATCACCTCGATCTGGGCGCGCGACACCGGTGAGAGCCTCAGCGGCTGGCTCGCGATCGCTGCGCCGACATTCCTCGCGATCGTGGTCGCGCAGTTCCGCGACACCCTGCAGACCGTGCGCACCACCGGAGATGTGCTGCGCGTCCTGCTGACGCTGTCGCTGGCCCTCGAGGTGCTCTCCGGCATCCTGATCGACCTGCCCATCCCCTTCCTCGGGATCGGCGGCAACATCGCCCAGGGCGGCCCCGTCCAGGGGATCTTCGGAACCCGCACGGCGCTGGGGCTGATCACGATCATCGCGCTGATCACGTTCCTCGTCGAATGGCGTACCCGATCGGTCGCGCCCGGACTCGCGGTCTACTCGGTGACCCTCGCGGGGGTGCTGGCGGTGCTGACAGGGTCGCCGATCGTGCTCGTGATGGCGTTCGTGGCGGGCCTGGCCACCGGCATCCTGATCCTGGTCAGACGCACCGACGCGCGGTACCGGGCCACCCTGCAATGGGCGATCGCGGCACTTCTGGTGTTCGGTCTCGTGCTCGTCTACGCGTTCCGGCGCCCGCTCGTGTACTGGCTCAACGCCGAGCCGGACTTCTTCACCAGGTCGCGGTTGTGGAACGAGATCCTCGACCTGGCCGAGGCGTCGCCGGTGCAGGGATGGGGGTGGGTGGGCACCTGGCCCGAAGGCGTCATGCCGTTCACGTACCTGCGGTACCTGACCGGTGAGGATCACGGGTCGGCGCTGAACGCCTGGATGGACGTGCTCCTACAGGCGGGTGCCGTCGGTGTCGCGTTGTTCCTGGCGTTCGCCGGCCTCGCGCTCGCGCGGGCGTGGATGACCGCGTCGGAGCGCCGCTCCACCGTGTACGTGTGGGCGCCGCTGGTGCTGATCTCGCTGCTGGCAGACTCGATCGTGACCAGTTCGCTGCTGGGCGGTTTCGGGTGGTTCCTGCTGGTGGTGTGCGCAACGCGCGCGTCGCTCGTGAAGGGCTGGCGCAGCGGGATGGATGCCGGTGGGCCGACGATCGGCGGCCTGCCGCACGAGGGTCCACCGAGCTTCTGA
- a CDS encoding O-antigen ligase family protein — MAIHTKHPITTPPAAPVREKTGHLLLRGWCIFVLAGLLAGTAWLNAFGVTVSTIVVVGSALVSIVLWLSLRPVVQWRRLPWFAVAYVAWAVASLIWTHWPAATTITLVLLLTTTVQALFVGAVLTWRELIRAVASALKWIVALSLLFELWVSLVWGGPILPEFVRPDGPVDDPIVYWSRDNLFDGGRIQGVFGDANSLAYVALLAIVVFAARMASRPPRRFLLGAWIVVAAFLFFRAGSATAYLAAVGVFVVLITVLLMRTAKRPGGRTRFYVAYAVVAVGGLTALWFARDAIFSLLGRSADLTGREGIWETVWARAIEHPVIGWGFSTPWVPSDPGFAGWITDHGETVMQAHNMWLDVFFQLGAIGFALMALTYLAFIWRSWFFAVDRPRWDIVADRPYSPLTLIPTLTGAILLVQGLAESGPLVGWGWLFVVMFAFKIKQAPLMGRGPSERRLTGEQGERLSTP; from the coding sequence ATGGCCATCCATACGAAGCACCCGATCACGACGCCCCCGGCGGCGCCCGTGCGGGAGAAGACCGGACACCTGTTGCTGCGCGGCTGGTGCATCTTCGTGCTGGCCGGGCTGCTCGCCGGGACCGCGTGGCTGAACGCCTTCGGCGTCACGGTGTCCACGATCGTGGTCGTGGGGTCGGCGCTCGTGTCGATCGTGCTGTGGCTCTCGCTGCGTCCGGTGGTGCAGTGGCGCCGCCTGCCGTGGTTCGCCGTCGCGTACGTGGCGTGGGCGGTCGCCTCGCTGATCTGGACGCACTGGCCGGCTGCCACCACCATCACCCTGGTGCTGCTGCTGACCACGACGGTGCAGGCGTTGTTCGTCGGCGCCGTGCTGACCTGGCGCGAGCTCATCCGGGCGGTGGCATCGGCGCTGAAGTGGATCGTCGCACTGTCGCTCCTGTTCGAGCTGTGGGTGTCGCTCGTGTGGGGCGGGCCGATCCTGCCCGAGTTCGTGCGGCCCGACGGCCCGGTGGACGACCCGATCGTGTACTGGTCGCGCGACAACCTGTTCGACGGCGGGCGGATCCAGGGCGTCTTCGGCGATGCGAACTCCCTGGCCTATGTCGCGCTGCTGGCGATCGTCGTCTTCGCGGCGCGGATGGCGAGCCGGCCGCCCAGGCGCTTCCTGCTGGGCGCATGGATCGTGGTCGCGGCATTCCTGTTCTTCAGGGCAGGCTCTGCGACCGCCTATCTCGCCGCCGTCGGCGTGTTCGTCGTGCTGATCACCGTACTGCTGATGCGCACGGCGAAGCGTCCCGGCGGACGCACCCGCTTCTACGTCGCGTACGCCGTCGTCGCCGTCGGCGGTCTCACCGCGCTCTGGTTCGCGCGCGACGCGATCTTCTCGCTGCTGGGCCGTTCGGCCGACCTCACCGGTCGCGAGGGCATCTGGGAGACGGTGTGGGCCCGGGCGATCGAGCACCCCGTCATCGGGTGGGGGTTCTCGACGCCCTGGGTGCCCAGCGACCCGGGTTTCGCCGGCTGGATCACCGACCACGGCGAGACGGTCATGCAGGCGCACAACATGTGGCTGGACGTGTTCTTCCAGCTCGGCGCCATCGGGTTCGCGCTGATGGCGCTCACCTACCTCGCCTTCATCTGGCGCTCATGGTTCTTCGCCGTCGACCGCCCGCGGTGGGACATCGTCGCCGACCGCCCATACTCCCCGCTCACGCTGATCCCCACACTCACCGGAGCGATCCTGCTGGTGCAGGGGCTGGCCGAGTCCGGACCGCTCGTGGGCTGGGGCTGGCTGTTCGTGGTCATGTTCGCCTTCAAGATCAAGCAGGCTCCCCTCATGGGCCGCGGCCCGTCGGAGCGTCGCCTCACGGGCGAGCAGGGCGAGCGGCTGTCGACACCATGA